The genomic interval CCACTGAGATGGGGGTAAAAAGGTCAGAGGGGAAATTTGTAATGGGTCTCgaagtaaaaatgtcaatttagaatcagtaattattacatttacattacatttgtatTACTACattttttatctaaagtgactttcTAATGAGAAAAAAACAAGCAATTTATCATAAATGTGCCAACGATATTAGCAGTGCTGCAATACCAAATTTCAATAGCAGTATGCACAATCAAgcgatagtgggttttgccgataccaataactaaggtggtggaaaaggctgataaccgattaattggccgattgtttaaaaaaaaaaaaaaaaaaaaaaaaaaatttaaagaacgATAAAAcgtttcttagtctttccttactatgaagggcacagacattgaggctacaagattcttaaatgaataaaatcccataagcagtttactgtgcaaccaaaatcccaataataaccagaaaaattaagatttagtgCATaaggggggcctgggaagctcagtgagtaaagacgctgacaaccacccctggagtcgtgagttcgagtccagggcatgctaagtgactccagccaggtctcctaagcaaccaaactggcccggttgctagggagggcagagtcaaatggggtaacctcctcgtggtcaccataatttggttcgctctcggtggggtgtgtggtgacttgtgcgtggatgctgcagagaacagcgtgaagcctccacacgcgctatgtctccgtggtaacgcgctcaacaagccacgtgataagatgcgcggattgacggtcacaGACGCGGAGGCGGAagttcatcctctgccacccagattgaggtgagtcaatacgccaccacgaggacttagagcgcattgggaatatGGCActccaaaaaaagaagaaaaaaaagaaaaaaaaaaagaaaacaaaagatttAGTGAATAATGCGgaacttttaattaaataaagtccaaaatacaccggggactcttattgtGAAATGACAGACACTGGGCTCCGTTACAATGATCTACATGCAAATATTTACcaaaagctttttatagcctatataatcaccagatgaagagttttgtagaTATATTGcaccagatgaggtttactgatgaggaataataataattaaaacatattGGCAACTATcaacatagatttttgctgataaccaatccaaaaagcaactatcggcactgataaatcggtaaaaccgatatatcagtctacctctgaCTGTGAATATGATTTTATGAATTGGTGGGACACAATGTTGCACTCATGCAACAAGATGGGGTAAACTCCATTTTAAATGTGCAATAGAAGATACAAAGTCCTGAAAGGAATTGAAGATCAAACTAAAAGACTATGCCTAATTCTACATTGTATTGTTAACTGTGATTCACCATTACAAACCACTTTCATATTATTATAAGGCATTATCAGGGGCTGTGGAGCAGGTAACTGCTTCCGATACCTGTGACGGAAACAGCTTGCCCTCGTTGCTGTCTCCCACAGTGGAGTGCAGTCCAAGCTCAGTGGCGCCTGCCTGTGGCCCCAAGGTGTCACCCTCTGCTTCAGGAGGGCTGTCAATCTCATAGTGCACATATTTACAAGTGTCCATATGGAAACAGGTGTTCAGAAAGGAGCAGTCGCCCAGGCTCTCGTCTGTGTGTTTGTTGATGATACGCCTAGAAAAATCACACGATAATAGCATTTGACCAACCGACAGTTACGCATTTATCAACAAATGAGCAATCAAAATGTAGATTTTAAATTGACTTGTACAAGACTATGAGCAAACAGGAATGCATAAATGTCATATTTTCAGATTTGTAAAGTAAATAACATAGCCTTTTATTTCACAACCCCTACCATGATCTTCACAAAAAATGATACATTATTCATAACAATGTGAACATTGCTAATTGCAGGCGATTTGCcaatgagtgcgtttacatgcacaccaattcgCTGCTAACTACCAataatcagcttattcaaaacaaTACAACGCAAGaaaactgtttaaatgagacttgaaatcattggattattctctgcttttgacgtcaaaacataACACATTGGATAAGCTAGTGAGAACACCAGTAGAGGGGTTTTAACTCGAAAccaggtaatgggcaaaaatctgccTGTGTCGATCAGTTTTtgtttaaaccgtttatgaccttaccctgataaaagaaaaccatttaaggCATGTACATGGCCACACACAGAGTTGGCTTATAAAAGCATAATCGCTGTTAAGCTCGTGCATGGAAACACGCTCAGTTTATGAGACTGTTTGCATGGACACTAGAAAGCCGTTTATTGCGTGAAAACTGCTTAAAGCTGGAAAGCGGTGTTTCCGGTTTACATGCAATGTTTACTCCTGTATAGATGAGGCTAGGTCTGTAAGCAGCAGCTTTCTCATGGCACTGCAATTTCCccgcaacgcttgtgtaaataaacatgggatccgaggaagacttcactatatTATTCTCCACTGCTtctctttatttccagatattccagagttgttgctgtgtttgtttccttaactttccatcgcaATCGGCAGaggaattgtgctgcaatagtaggCTTTCCCtcttatgtgaaactccgggattccctgtTCTTGAGCGTGTATATGCGGATGTGTATAAAACAGGtatagtgtatatagtttatGTGATTTtcccttttcccactgtactcccagaaatattgaattctttccactgcaCGTGTTGACTTGTTAATTTGATGTATGCTCCAATCTATGAAGTTAGTTATTCACTCTGTTCCATGCACCTGCACACGAACAGcgctaatgtgtttacatgaccacataagccgtgttctccgggagaaacctaggtgtgttacaCCGCTTTCTCATAATCCTTAAACAGTGTAAGGAAAACGGTGTTTACAagttgtttacatgatgtttcagaatgccgctagCAGCACAAACCCtgaaataaaccgttttcttaagtgcatgtaaacgtggtgtGTGATATTTCTTGTTGAAGGTGGTGAATTTGTTACAAAAGTGATGCTTTGCCAGCTGTAGTGGTGGTGCTTTAAAGAAATAGtacacccaaagatgaaaattctctcatcatttactcaccctcatgccatcccagatgtgtatgactttctttcttctaccgaatacaaacaaagatttttagaagaatatttcagctctgtaagtccatacaatgcaagtaaatggggaccaacatttttaatctccaaaaaaacacaaaggcagcattaatGTCCATACGACAGTGATTAAATTTAAactgtgtttaaatccatatcttcagtgatatgataggtgtgggtgagaaacagatcgatatattaagtccttttttactatcaatctcttctttcacttttacattcttctacttttgtttttgacaatttgcattcttcatgtatatcaccacctacaggtcagggaggaaaatgtatagtaaaaaaggacttaaatattgatctgtttctcacccacacctatcatatcacttctgaagctatagatttaacctctggattcatatggattattttatgctgcctttatgtgctttttggagcttcaaattactggtcaccattcacttgcattgtatggacttacagagctgaaatattcttctaaaaacctttgtttgtgctcagcagaagaaaaaagtaatacacacctgtgatggaatgagggtgaaaaaataatGAACTTGAGaacttgaatttttgggtgataAAGTGGATACATTTAGAGACACAACTTCACAGTTACCGTGCTGACAGTTACTGTTAGACTGTTATCATTCTGAAACCTTCTCCAAGAAGTTGCATCTCTAAATGTATCCCCTTTAAAGTAGTGATAAATCGGAAAATGTGATTAATCGGactatatttggccattttgcgattatcAGCATTGCCATAGCTGTTGTTAAACTGTATTATGTTTATCGGCATTTATGTCGGCcgtcctgctctctagatatcagtataGATATCGGTCAttgaaaaaacccatattggtcgaccactactttAAAGCATAAAATTTAAAAGCTACAAACTAAATAATCTACATAAACATAAACTCACTAGATGACCTTATGCACACTAGCgccatttttaatgggaatgacaacgaggctgtaagggatagacttacagtctcttcaatggcacgaatgatataaagctcctagatcacatctgattttccacaactcatgttgtctggagttctttgtataatgaatgttcttggacagatattttatcaatgttttgtctgcggaacgatccaaaaactctttaaactgcagtacagcccattgaagaggtggtaagtctatccctcacagcctcgttgtcattcccattaaaaatcaaagatggtgctagtgtgaataaggtctatcctGTGTGTGAATCTGGGCTCACCTGAAGTGCAGCTTGGTGCAGGGCTGAGGTGTGTCCCCAGATTGCACACACTCCTCTTTGGTCCCATAATCACAGAACTCCTGCACTTGAGCTCTGCCTCGCGAACGGAACTTCTCCACAATCGACTGCTCCTTCGCTGAACTAGTGTTCAACAGCTCTAGGATCTCTTGACTCACctgacacaagcacacacacttaTAAATACACATCCACATACAACCATTTTTTTGGACAAGGCTCTGGTGACTTGCTATTTAATCACTGTACCTTTTTGCTTTGCTGTTCCTTGGTTGACTGCTGGCTCAGTAGACTCTCAATCTCCATGTCCAGGTGAGATGCTTGGCCCTTATTGCTCCGCCCCTTTTTCTCAGTCCCACCACCTCCACCCCCAGATGATCCAGTAAGCTGCAAATTGGACACAGGTGCCAGTGAGGCAGAGGATTTCTTGGGAGGAGAAGATGGTGCTTGAAGCAAAGGGGAGGAGCCTGGAGCTCTTTTTTGATGTATGATGTCATCTCCTTTTCTTTTTATGGCAGTTCTCTGTGGCTGGGCTGCATTCCCAATCATAGGCCATAGCTTGGTGTGATCGACAGAAGTGACgagggtggaggaggaggaggaggatgaagaggcagtgacagaagGTTGCCGGACTTCAATAAGTTCTTGAGCAGAAAATTTTAGTAGGAGACTTTGGATGCAGGCGTGGGAAACTGGAGACTCAGGCTGAGTCCAAGTAAATGAGCGAGAGAGAAAACAAGGGTGAGGGAGAAAGAGTCAAACAGACATGAGTTTCTGGGATGTTCGTAATAAAACACATACACAAGCATGCTCACAGCTCTTACCGTGTTTAGTTGGTTGGTGATCGCAAGGGAATCGATTGGCAGAGAAAGACTCAGTTCGGACAGGTATGCCAGCAGCCTCCTCTCTAGTTCTGGGTCTGGGGGCTGCTCAACTTCCACTTGCGGCAGACTCTGGAGGGTCGGTCCGGGGCTGTCACTCCTCGCAGACACTCCCTCACCACTTCCAATCTCTTTTAGAAACAGGAACTAATTGTTGGAAAATGCCCATGTGGTAGGTGGCACTATAGACTTGTAATTAATTAACTGATATGACAACTATAATGGTTGGAACTTGGTTCCTCCTCTCTTTGGCACACAGTATAttcaaactcaaaacaataactCCAGTACAACCATTTACAGCCACATTTTTGATAGAACACAGTGTAAATCAAGTAAATTAAGCTGACGGAATAAGCAActtgtttaaagggttagttcacccaaaaatgaaaattctctcattatttcctcaccctcatgtcaacccagatgtgaatgactttctttcaatgcaagtgaatgggtgccaaaaccttaaagctccaaaaagcacataaaggcagcatacaagtaattgataagactccagtggttaactccatgtcttcagaaatgttatgataggtgtgggtgagaaacaattcaatatttaagtccttttttactattaactcccctctctgcccagtaggtggtgatatgcacaaagaatgtgaattgcctaaaacaaaataagaaggatgtgaaagtggagatttataatacaaaaggactaaatattgatctgtttctcacccacacctatcatatcacttcagaagacttaaccactggagtcatatggattacttttatgctaccttaatgtgctttttggagctttaaagttctggccaccaatctcttgcattgtatggacctacagagctgaaatacttcATTTGTACTCtgcagatgaaaaaaagtcatacacatctatgaTGGTATGAggtgagcattttcatttttgggtgaactatccctttaaatggtttaCTGTAGTAGTTCTCTCGTTACTTTCTCAGCTAGTATCAAATACTAGGAAACGCAGTTTACAGTTTTGCAGATCTGACAGCTGCTACATAATAAAGTTACCCAACACACCAATGCCCATTTGAGTAGTGTCTTTTCTTCTCCTCTGCAGCCTCTCGCGCAGGGAGTCCAGCTGCTTTTTGTGCGCTTGGATGTGACTCCATGTGTCCGACATGGCTTAATTACAACTAGAAAAACCGACCTTaccaattaaataaaatgtacgtGAATTTTAGTTTAGGTCGAGTAAACAAACGCTAAGTGACTGAGGCGTTCATGCACACTGCAGCACCGTCAAACTAGtggcacttcaaaataaaagtcctatttatttaaaagcatatttatctttttattttaattttaatttatttatttatttatttatttattttactgctaTCAGCCACTAAGATACTTAAAACATCATTTattttatagatatatatatttatatgttttcCTCTAAAAAGGGTGGTATGTTTTATGCGCTGCTTTAAAAAGCAGTTCCGGTGCACGTGAGACCTCTTCCGCCACATGAAGCCAGACCTGCGCATTAAACACTCAGACAGAGTATTGTGTTTTTACCAGGCATTATTCATCGTGTAATACAGCGCTGCCATTTCAAGGTATTACAAAGGcttgaaaaaaatgtatgtaaattaatCCAGCAGTGATAGTCTACCGTAGTCTCCTTCCTTCATTTGTCTTAGTAAGATAAAGTGATGCTTATGAACAGTAATTACACGTGTGATCATAAATAATGTATAACATTATATACATTCTACATGAAACTCTTTTCAGTATCAAATATAAAACATCTATGAGTGCATAGCTTAATTTGATTCCAGCTGTGTGTTTAATTTTCACTGGCCCATACAAAATCTGATATGGCCATAGAttaattcaaatgtaaatgtcATATATTGGTGATGATATCATAAAGATCATATATGAATGTATACAAATTTGACCATGATTTGGAAAAATATGATGCCTAAATGAAAcccatttgtagaattttgaaatAGCCTATCTGTTGCATATATGCACAAGTATTtgacttttatttgtatttttatatcagtgaaaaccatacatgATCAAACATATTATGTGTTTGACATGTATttcaattagggctgtcaaatgagTAATTTCTTAAATCCAATTAATTATtaggcttaataataataataataataataataataattatatatatatatatatatatatatatatatatatatatatatatacacacacagttgaagtcagaagtttacatacactttagccaaatacgtttaaactaaatttttcacaattcctgacatttaatcattgcctgtcttaagtcagttaggatcactattttatgaatgtgaaatgtcagaatagtagagagaatgatttatttcagcttttatttctttcatcattcccagtgggtcagaagttcacatacactttgttagtatttggtagcattgcctttaaatggtttaaatgggtcaaatgttttgggcagccttccacaagcttctcacaacaagttgctggaattttggcccattccaccagacagaactggtgtaactgagtcaggtttgtaggcctccttgctcacacaagtttttcaattctgcccacaaatgttctatcggattgaggtcagggctttgtgatggccactccaataccttgactttgttgtccttaagccattttgccacaactttggaggtatgcttggggtcattgtccatttggaagacccatttgcgaccaagctttaacttcatggctgatgtcttgagatgttgcttcaatatatccacataaatttccttcctcatgatgcaatctattttgtgaagtccaccagaccctcctgcagcaaagcacccctacaatatgatgctgccacccccatgcttcactgttgggatggtgttcttcagcttcaagcctcaacctttttcctccaaacataactatggtcattatgtttacagttacattttgtttcattagaccagagacatttctccaaaaagtaagatctttgtccccatgtgcacttgcaaactgtagtctggctttatggcagttttggagcagtggcttcttccttgctgagcagcctttcaggttatgtcgatataggacttgttttactgtggatatagatacttgtctacctgtttcctccaacatcttcacaaagtcctttgctgttgttctgggattgatttgctctttacgcaccaaactacgttcatcactaggagacagaatatgtctccttcctgagtggtatgatgactgcatggacccatggtgtttatacttgtgtactattgtttgtacagatgaacatggtaccttcaggtgtttggaaattgctcccaaggatgaactagacttgtggatgtccaaaatattttttatgaagtcttggctgatttctttcgattttcccatgatgtcaagcaaagaggcactgagtttgaagttaggccttaaaatacatccacaggtacacctccagttcagtacacctccaatcagaagctaattggctaattgcctaaaggcttgacatcattttatggatttttccaagctgcttaaaggcacagttaacttagtgtatgtaaacatctgacccactggaattgtgatatagtcaattaaaagtgaaacaatctgtcattaaacaattgttgaaaaaatttctcgtgtcatgcacaaagtagatgtcctaaacgacttgccaaaactatagtttgcaaatattaaatctgcggagtggtttaaaaatgagtttgaatgacttcaacataagtgtatgtaaacttctgacttgaactgtatatataattcagataattcaaagaaAATATATTGTTGTGTATGACAAGTATAGCATTGCtttagacaataataataataaaaaaaaaggttttaggtTAATTTATggatttgtttatttgcatattattgaacataagtctatcactggcctacagtccacagcaatccacaCAGTGCGTTTTTGCGTTCAGTCTGTACAGGCGTCAGATGGTTGCTTTTGGAGCGCCTCACTATGGTTGCATTGGTTTTCTGCATCTCTAGCCATAAATGCAGTGGTTTTAGGACACTGTCATGTTAAATGTAGGTTAAAACTTCAGAAAATGCATAACAGGACCCCTGCACTCTGCTCTgtcggtttgttgtctgtacagctgcgtgtTGCATGTACAGTTGCagttgcacttactgccccctgctgactgtgaGTCGCATGAATGGTGGTATTTCATGCTTGTATTGCTCCGTTGATAGGAAATTACTCATAACGTAATTTATGTAAGgttagggggcatgattaattgcctACATTTTTACGTAACAGGttattattttatacaaaaaaaattgcactgaattaacttgttaaatcgacagccttaattgcaataaatatttttttctgtatcaCTGTGAAaaatttattgttattgtttttctGGTTGTGTTTGTAGAGTGTATTTCTGCACTATCAACCTCCTGACATGGCTGAGCCACGCAGCCCAGTGTCTGCTTCTGTACCCCACAATCTGATGGTACTGTCCGCCCCCGAGGGCTCCACTCTAGAAATGGACCTAATGGAGTACACACTACGTAAGCGCCTGCCTCGCAAACTGCCCAAACGACGGAACGACGTTTATATCAATATGAAAACAGACTTCAAGGCCCAGCTGGCGAGGTGTCAGAAGCTTCTGGATGCTCACAGGTAAATCTTCATCCACGGTCTGGGACTGGCTATTAATCGGGCCATTAACATTGCCCTTCAGCTGCAGACGTCCAGCCAGGGTACGCTGCAGCTGGCAGCCAACACATCCGTAGAACTGATCGACGATCTGGAACCCGAGGATGCAGATGAGGCAGGAGAGCCGCTCACACGCACCCGCAATAACTCGGCCATTCATATCAAGGTGTTTTATCCTAATCCATAGAGCCAGTGTCATTTTCAACACTGCGTGGAACAGAGACGTAAACATTATTTgaaagttgttgttgtttagcAGTGCTTTAAAGGCAATGCTTCTCTTAATAGATGTGACTTACTAGTCCGGAGAAACTAGGAATTCTGGAAGTTTGCACTGAACTTGTCTGTTAAATGTATTGCTGTGCTGTTCTTACATGTTATATAGattaatatatgtatatgtgtatgtatatatatatatatatatatatatatatatatatatacacacacacacacacacacacaggaaatgtGCCATAGATATCAcccaagatatttttctgttttgaaaAAGAGGGATTCtgtattaatttgtttgttttcttgtatAAACCTGCAAATCACAAAGATAACACCCAGCTGTTGTGACTTGAAGCTCATTAAAATGGAAGGTAAAAAGAAAATGTCTGAATTTTCTGCTCGCTCTTGTTTTGGGTTTGGGAGAATTGATAATGTAGGATAGTGTCCTGGTTGGGATGGTTGCGTAGCAAGATATTGGTGAAAGTGGCTTTTGGCACGGAAGAACAGCAGCTCATTTTTTCATAAATTTACTGTCAGTTGATGGGGTGGTCATTCAAGCTGAAATATTGTAAAACAAGCAGTGATACAAGAAGATCCCTAGTGATTAGAGGGTTGAAAAGAAATAATTGCAGATGAAACAGTATCATGTCTTTACCTCCAAGGATTCATGCATTGATCACCTGGTAGTTTTGAGTAGGAGGTCATTCTTTTCTCTGATATCCTCAACTTTGTAGATTCTAAAACTTTACTGAGTAAGgggagataaaatataaaagcctGTGAGTATGATTCTGGGGAGTCCAGCTTTGATTTTTCTAGGAGATGCGTGCTAATGCTGGTTCACACTAACCTAACAGATGCcaacatttcaagcattgtaaagtTGTCTTTCTGATTTATATTGCTGGAAAACAACTGTCATTTTCACACTGATACAACAAAACCCGACAACTATTGaagttggtgtttgttgggggaGCGTGAACCAGTCGTTAGATTTCCTTCTATCTGGAAGATCAGCTGTTTCGGTGGCTCAGTAAAGGATTGGATCTTCTTTCAATAAAAGTGCTTGTTGAGTGAAGAATTTGTTAAAAGCGGACTGTAACCATTCAGACTGGGAGTTGATAGTTTGGTGGTGACTGATGGTGTGGGTGAGTAGCAGACAGCTAAGAAAAGAAGGGAGACAAAAAGAATGATTCAATGTGATGGACAGAAATGTTAGTGTTGTGACTAAATTcagttacaaccccaattccaaaaagttGTAAATTCAGTTCACGCTGtgctatactgaaagcactacaagacatttgatgttttatcttgtgaaatttttgttttgttgaaaatatacactcatttaaACTCAGATGATTGCAATATactccaaaaatgttgggacagtcgagtgtttacctcTGTGTAAcatcatttcttttaataacactttttaagcatttgggcactgaagacaagtttagcaagcagaattttgccccattcatccattatgcatgtTTTCTGCTGCACAGTTGTACGGGacctttgttgccatattttacgcttcataatgcaccacacattctcagtcggagacaggtcaggactgcaggcaggtcaatctagcacccacactctctgctcaaaCAGCCATGCATATGTAATCAGGGTAGTATGTGGTTTGGCgttgttctgctggaaaatgaaCCGTCTGGATGGCAGCatttgttgctccaaaa from Myxocyprinus asiaticus isolate MX2 ecotype Aquarium Trade chromosome 1, UBuf_Myxa_2, whole genome shotgun sequence carries:
- the LOC127449178 gene encoding N6-adenosine-methyltransferase subunit METTL3-like translates to MSDTWSHIQAHKKQLDSLRERLQRRRKDTTQMGIEIGSGEGVSARSDSPGPTLQSLPQVEVEQPPDPELERRLLAYLSELSLSLPIDSLAITNQLNTPESPVSHACIQSLLLKFSAQELIEVRQPSVTASSSSSSSSTLVTSVDHTKLWPMIGNAAQPQRTAIKRKGDDIIHQKRAPGSSPLLQAPSSPPKKSSASLAPVSNLQLTGSSGGGGGGTEKKGRSNKGQASHLDMEIESLLSQQSTKEQQSKKVSQEILELLNTSSAKEQSIVEKFRSRGRAQVQEFCDYGTKEECVQSGDTPQPCTKLHFRRIINKHTDESLGDCSFLNTCFHMDTCKYVHYEIDSPPEAEGDTLGPQAGATELGLHSTVGDSNEGKLFPSQWICCDIRYLDVSILGKFAVVMADPPWDIHMELPYGTLTDDEMRKLNIPILQDDGFLFLWVTGRAMELGRECLSLWGYERVDEIIWVKTNQLQRIIRTGRTGHWLNHGKEHCLVGVKGKPQGFNRGLDCDVIVAEVRSTSHKPDEIYGMIERLSPGMRKIELFGRPHNVQPNWITLGNQLDGIHLLDPEVVARFKKRYPDGVISKPKNM